The DNA region TCCAAAGCCATCTGTAAAGAAATAACGAACCCCTAAATGACCACCAAAATTTCTCAACCCTAAATCCAGCCCAGGATAAATATCTAATTTTTCGTTACTATCGAAGATGTTACCAATATTGGCATTAAAGCGAATTTTTAGATCGAATCTGTCTCCAAAATCAGGTTTGTTACCAAGTGCGTCATTACTAACCGACAGTAAATAGGAAATAGTTCCGCCCACCGAAATGTTTTTGCCTAATCCATAATCATTTGATATTCTAATTCCGGAACCATGTTCTTGAAGATTGGCCACGATATCAAATTTTTCATCCGTTTTTCCTTTATAAGCTTGAGCATTTGCCAAGTCAATTGATAGTATTCCTATATAATACAAATATTTTTTTCATAGTATGAGTTTGAAAGTAGTACAATTAATTTCTGCCCTTTTCGTCAAAATACAATTGGTGTAAGGGCTCGCTTTGCCAAAATTCTTTGGTATCAATGTCCATAATGGTCAAAGGACCTTTAAAAGCAGCTCCAGTATCAACATTCCAAATACATCCTTTTTTGATTGGGATCGTTTTGTTGATTCGTGTCACAGGGGTGTGGCCTATATAAATTTCGTTGTATAAAGTGAGTCTTTTAGGGTAGCTTACATCATTTGGATTGATGCTAGTATCTAAAGCTAAAGCTGTTTCCCATAAGGTTCTGTCCCAGTAAAATAGTTTTGGAAAATATTCATAATTTACCCCATTCATATTGGTAAATCCAGCATGAATAAACAAGCGTTGTTTGTCATCCAGATGATAATCCTGTAAAGATTGTAAGAACTCAACATGTAATTGTTTGTTTTCAGTACTTACTTTTTCGTACGCTAGTACAGTGGCTTCTCCTCCGTGATTGTACCATAAAAGGTTGTCTTTGCTGTCTTTTAACCAATGGAGTAGTAATTCATCATGATTGCCTCTAATGAAAATACAATCATTCGTGCTGTTTAATTCTATTAAATAATCCAATACTTGCGGAGATTGACTCCATCCATCTACATAATCTCCTAGAAAAATGAGCTTATCCTTTTTTGTTACTTTGGCTCTTTCCATTATTTGATGCAGAGCACGTAATCCGCCATGAATGTCTCCAATAACTAATGTTCTCATTTTTTAAAATCTTCTTTAGTTTTTCAAGATAGTAAAAATATATAAAAGTGTTTAGAGGAACTTTTTTTTAAATATTTTTTTGAGTTTTTGTCCCCTTTATTCTTAGTGATAAATATACCTGCTTTTGGTGATTTTTTGGTGATTTTTTGGTGATATTTTTTTTATAAATTTATGCAGATTATTGAAAATCAATATTTTTAGTATTGAGAAAAACTGTACAAAATAACTTTTGATTTTAATCAACGCTTTAAAAGTCTAGTTTTTAATGTTATAAGTAAGATGAGTTGAACTTTATAAAAAGTTCACTTTTAAAAATGGGTTTAGGATGAAAAATGAACTTTCAGATTACAAACATGCTCTTGACGAATCCTCAATAGTCGCTATAACAGATCAAAAAGGAATTATTATTCATGCTAATGATAACTTTTGTAGAATTTCGAAATACACTAAAGAAGAACTTCTAGGAAAAGATCATAGAATCATTAATTCCGGTTATCATTCGAAAGAATTTATTAGAAATTTATGGAGGACTATTTCTAGTGGAAATATTTGGAAAGGGGAATTGAAAAATAAAGCTAAGGATGGCTCAACGTACTGGGTAGATACTACTATAGTTCCTTTTATAAATGAACATGGAAAGCCTTATCAATATGTGGCCATACGTTCGGATATCACTGATAGGAAAAAGGCGGAAGAAAATTTAATTCGATATTCGACTGCTCTAGAAATTACAAATAAGCAGTTGATTGATTTTTGTAACATTGTTTCCCATAATCTAAGAGCACCATTAACTAATATAGCAATGTTAGTAGATTTTATTGAGCAGAGTGATGATGAAGAGGAGCGTAAAGAAATTCAAGTGAAAATCAAACCGGTAATCAACCATTTATTGGAGGTTTTTAACGAATTAGTGGAGTCGATTCAAGTACAACAAGATGCAGGTATTAAAAATTGACGAAATTAATATTGGGGATTGTATCGCAAACAATTTAAGTTTTTTTGAAACTCAAATTAAAGAGTACGATGTTACTGTAAAAACAAATTTATTAGATGTTTCTTTAATTTATTTTCCACAAAAATATATTGATAGTATACTAACTAACTTGATTAGTAATGCTTTAAAATATCGTTCTCCCGATAGAAAATTAGTCCTAACAATTGAAGCCAAACAAGTAAAAGATAAATTTATATTATCTGTAAGCGATAACGGACTAGGGATTGATTTGGATATGCATAAGCATCATGTTTTTAAAATACGAAAAACATTTCATAGACACAAAGATGCAAAAGGATTTGGTCTGTATTTAATTAAAACTCAGGTTGAGGCAATGAGAGGTCGGATTTGGGTAGAGAGTAAAGTAGATGTAGGCAGTACTTTTTTTGTTGAATTTAAAAATTTAAAATTATGAAGACAATTAATAATATGACCTTAATTGATGACGATGAGGTTTTTGTTTTTTTGACAAAAAAAGCAATTGAAAGAACCCATTTAGTAGAATTGATTAGGGTTTTTAGTAATGGATTAGATGCTATTGATTTTCTAAGAGAAAATAGTAACAATGTGGATGCTTTGCCTGAAATTATATTACTGGATTTAAGCATGCCAATTATGGATGGATGGCAATTTTTAGATCAATTTTCGAAGTTAGCACCTAAAATTGATAAAAAAATAATTATATATCTCTGTTCCTCGTCCATATCTCCTAATGATATTCAATTGGCTAAAAAAAATAGTTTAGTAACAGATTACGTAATTAAGCCTATTACTAAAGAAAAATTAATAGAATTGATAAAAAATATGATTGAAGATATGTGATTGAAATTCTGTTTTAGGTTTGTACATCATATTTCATTTTTCTAAGAACACGCATCGCTTCTTTAAACAAAGAATAAATAGCGGGAAAAGGTTTTAAGTAGGTTTTTGCGTTCTATTAATTTTCTTTTGGCATCATCAAAACCATTGAGATAACAAATCATGAATGTAGAAGGAAGATTTTCTAAGTCTTTTAGTTCTCTTGGCGTGAGCTGCATGCCTTTTTTGAGTTTGTTTACTAATGCTTCGTTTGAATTATAAATATGAAAAAGCATTTTTTTATTGAAAACGGGTGGTTCAAATAACATTTTGCTTTCAATTTTATAATAGCCATTTTCAAAAAAATAAATAGTTTGTTGTTCTAAAGGGTAAAAACTGGTTTTATCATTTAATCCCAGTGGAATATATTCGATAATTGTGAAACTGTTTTGATCAAAAGAGATCGTTACTACATCCTGCGCCGAATAAAAAAGTTTAATATGCTCGTTAATTAATTCGATATCTACTCTTGATAAAAAGGTTTTATCTCTTACTGTTTTAGGAATTCCTGCCCAGCAAATAACAAATAATTCCTTGAAAACCTTGTACTTTGGATCCATATTTTTATGTCTCGAATTCATAAAATCATAGAAGCCGTCCAGCGTATATTGGATATTATTACGGGAATTGTTTTCAAGGTCAATTACCGTTGCGGTATTTAAGTAGTTTTTTTCAATTTTATCTTCCGTGGGAGTGGTGTTACTTCCTCGCCTAATAAAAATACTATGAGCAGGAATAGTATGGATTCCTTTTTTAAAGGAGGATACTTTGTTTTTAGGCTTTATAGTTACTAAACCTATTACTCTATCCTTGGGTAAGTTGGGAAAAGGAACATTTTCGTACTGAATTTTTGGCGGATTGTCCAGGTAGGCATTTACAAGATTTTGGATATGGCTATCGTCAAAAAAATCAGTGCCTATAATTTCGTTGTCTTGGTCTTCAACTCCTACTACAATATAGGAATTGTTAGCCGGATTTGAATTTGACAGTCCGCAAATGTGTTTTAAGAATTTGGATTTTCCTTCTTTTGTGTGTAAATTTAATTGCCGTTTTTTGTCGTAAAAACTATTTTCATCATTATGAGCAAGCAAGTTTTTTATTAAAAGCCGTTTGTTAATCATTTGAGAGTAAGATTTACGATTTGATTTTTGAAAAACCTTATTTTTTAATACAATTTTATTGCTTTTATTACGTTGTTAAGATACTAATTTTAAATAAATCAAAGAAAATGAAAAAGATTAAATTTTGCCCTAAATCGTTTTTTATCATTGCTTTGCTTGCAATTTTTTTTACTGCCTGTAATGATAATGATGACGGAAATCAAACATCTAGAGTTATGGTTCGAATGGTAGATGCGCCAGGAGATTTTGATGAAGTAAATATTGATGTCCAAGACATAATGATTAAAAAATCAGATGGTACCGATGATTCAGAAGGCTGGATAAGTATTGTTGATGATAATTTTACTCCGGGTGTATATAATTTATTAGACCTAACAGGAGGCGTAAGTCTTTTATTAGCTGACAATGTTGTTCCCTCTGGATATTTGGGACAAATTCGATTGGTTTTAGGAGAAAATAATACCTTAGTAAAAGGAGATCAAGTAATGCAATTAAGTACCCCAAGTGCTATGCAATCTGGATTAAAGTTAAATGTAAAACAAACATTGCTTGCAGGTGCAACTTATGAGTTTGTTTTGGATTTTGATGCTAGTAAATCTATTGTTTCTGCAGGTAGTTCAGGGTCGTATAATTTAAAACCTGTTATTCGTGTTTCGGCTGCTGCAACTTCAGGCGTGATAAAAGGGATGATTAATCCTGTACTTGAAGGATATCAGGTTGCTGTTTCTGTACCAGTTGGGGATGATGTTATTACTACTTTTGTAGACGAAACTGGAAAGTTTCAGTTAAATGGTGTTCCTGAAGGGACTTATACTTTGACTTTAACTCCAGAAACGGCATCAGGAAAAACAGCCGTTGTAGTTAATGGTGTGGTTGTGTCCAATGGTCAAGTCACCGATGTAGGTTCAGTTACTTTTAATTAATTACAAAAAAAACAGCTCTTATGAGCTGTTTTTTTATGCTTACTATTCCCGTTGAACAAGAGTTGCCGAACCTTGAGCCGTACACATAACCACCATATCAGAAATGTTAACATGGTACGGTCTGGAAATGACAAAATGAATAATATCGGCAATGTCTTCGGCTTTTAGTGGTGTAAACCCTTTGTATACATTTGCTGCTTTTTCGGTATCGCCTTTAAACCGAACTTCACTAAACTCGGTTTCTACCAGTCCCGGATGAATAGCTCCAACACGTATACCATAAGGATTTAAATCCATTTTCATTCCTTTGTTTATAGCATCTACAGCGTGTTTAGTAGCGCAGTATACATTGCCGTTTGGATACACCTGTTTGGCAGCTGTAGAACCGATGTTAATGATATGTCCTGATTTTTGAGCAATCATTTTCGGAATGATAGCTTTAGATACATACAATAATCCTTTTAGGTTAATATCTATCATGTTTTCCCAATCGTCTAGATTCCCATCTTGAATAGGATCTAGTCCATGTGCATTACCCGCATTATTAATTAAAACATCAATATTTGAAAAGGTTTCAGGGAGTGAATCTATGTTTGCAAAAACCGCATTTTTGTCGCTTACATCAAATTCAAGGCTGTAAACACTAGTGTATTGACTCAGTTCTTTTTCCAAT from Flavobacterium nitratireducens includes:
- a CDS encoding SDR family NAD(P)-dependent oxidoreductase, with the protein product MTKTVLITGATSGIGKATAQLLAKNNYTIIICGRRKNRLEELEKELSQYTSVYSLEFDVSDKNAVFANIDSLPETFSNIDVLINNAGNAHGLDPIQDGNLDDWENMIDINLKGLLYVSKAIIPKMIAQKSGHIINIGSTAAKQVYPNGNVYCATKHAVDAINKGMKMDLNPYGIRVGAIHPGLVETEFSEVRFKGDTEKAANVYKGFTPLKAEDIADIIHFVISRPYHVNISDMVVMCTAQGSATLVQRE
- a CDS encoding DUF4382 domain-containing protein, which codes for MKKIKFCPKSFFIIALLAIFFTACNDNDDGNQTSRVMVRMVDAPGDFDEVNIDVQDIMIKKSDGTDDSEGWISIVDDNFTPGVYNLLDLTGGVSLLLADNVVPSGYLGQIRLVLGENNTLVKGDQVMQLSTPSAMQSGLKLNVKQTLLAGATYEFVLDFDASKSIVSAGSSGSYNLKPVIRVSAAATSGVIKGMINPVLEGYQVAVSVPVGDDVITTFVDETGKFQLNGVPEGTYTLTLTPETASGKTAVVVNGVVVSNGQVTDVGSVTFN
- a CDS encoding PAS domain-containing protein, whose translation is MKNELSDYKHALDESSIVAITDQKGIIIHANDNFCRISKYTKEELLGKDHRIINSGYHSKEFIRNLWRTISSGNIWKGELKNKAKDGSTYWVDTTIVPFINEHGKPYQYVAIRSDITDRKKAEENLIRYSTALEITNKQLIDFCNIVSHNLRAPLTNIAMLVDFIEQSDDEEERKEIQVKIKPVINHLLEVFNELVESIQVQQDAGIKN
- a CDS encoding sensor histidine kinase, with the protein product MQVLKIDEINIGDCIANNLSFFETQIKEYDVTVKTNLLDVSLIYFPQKYIDSILTNLISNALKYRSPDRKLVLTIEAKQVKDKFILSVSDNGLGIDLDMHKHHVFKIRKTFHRHKDAKGFGLYLIKTQVEAMRGRIWVESKVDVGSTFFVEFKNLKL
- a CDS encoding DUF6646 family protein, translating into MYYIGILSIDLANAQAYKGKTDEKFDIVANLQEHGSGIRISNDYGLGKNISVGGTISYLLSVSNDALGNKPDFGDRFDLKIRFNANIGNIFDSNEKLDIYPGLDLGLRNFGGHLGVRYFFTDGFGVVSEIGFPISKYKPEATGFDLLNNQFTFNIGASFNL
- a CDS encoding ATP-binding protein, which gives rise to MLAHNDENSFYDKKRQLNLHTKEGKSKFLKHICGLSNSNPANNSYIVVGVEDQDNEIIGTDFFDDSHIQNLVNAYLDNPPKIQYENVPFPNLPKDRVIGLVTIKPKNKVSSFKKGIHTIPAHSIFIRRGSNTTPTEDKIEKNYLNTATVIDLENNSRNNIQYTLDGFYDFMNSRHKNMDPKYKVFKELFVICWAGIPKTVRDKTFLSRVDIELINEHIKLFYSAQDVVTISFDQNSFTIIEYIPLGLNDKTSFYPLEQQTIYFFENGYYKIESKMLFEPPVFNKKMLFHIYNSNEALVNKLKKGMQLTPRELKDLENLPSTFMICYLNGFDDAKRKLIERKNLLKTFSRYLFFV
- a CDS encoding metallophosphoesterase: MRTLVIGDIHGGLRALHQIMERAKVTKKDKLIFLGDYVDGWSQSPQVLDYLIELNSTNDCIFIRGNHDELLLHWLKDSKDNLLWYNHGGEATVLAYEKVSTENKQLHVEFLQSLQDYHLDDKQRLFIHAGFTNMNGVNYEYFPKLFYWDRTLWETALALDTSINPNDVSYPKRLTLYNEIYIGHTPVTRINKTIPIKKGCIWNVDTGAAFKGPLTIMDIDTKEFWQSEPLHQLYFDEKGRN
- a CDS encoding response regulator; this translates as MKTINNMTLIDDDEVFVFLTKKAIERTHLVELIRVFSNGLDAIDFLRENSNNVDALPEIILLDLSMPIMDGWQFLDQFSKLAPKIDKKIIIYLCSSSISPNDIQLAKKNSLVTDYVIKPITKEKLIELIKNMIEDM